AAGAAATCGATACTTTAAAAAATGAAGCTATTTTAGCTAAAAATAAAGGAGATTTCCAAAAAGCTGCTGAAATAGAATATGGCAAAATTTTAGAGTGCGAAAAAGAGGTGTTAAATTTAGAAGAAAAATGGAAACAAATGACACAAGAAGGAGTTTTACTTAAAAACCAAGTAGATGAGGATTTAGTAGCTGGTATTTTAAGCAAATGGACGGGTATTAGTGTGCAAAAAATGCTTACTTCCGAAAAGCAAAAATATTTACACATTCAAGAGTATTTACAAGAAAGTGTCATAGGACAAGATGAGGCTTTGAGTGCTTTGGCTAAAGCTATTAAGCGTAATAAAGCAGGGCTAAATCAAGCAACTAAGCCTATAGGAAGCTTTTTATTTTTAGGGCCAACTGGAGTAGGTAAAACAGAAAGCGCAAAGGCTTTGGCTAAATTTTTATTTGATGATGAAAAAGCTATGGTTCGTTTTGATATGAGTGAATTTATGGAAAAACACAGCATATCAAGACTTTTAGGTGCACCTCCAGGATATATAGGGCATGAAGAAGGAGGGGAATTAACTGAAGCTGTTAGAAGAAAGCCTTATAGTGTGATTTTATTTGATGAAGTAGAAAAAGCTCATAAAGATGTATTTAATATACTTTTGGGAATTTTAGATGATGGTAGAGCTACAGATAGTAAAGGTGTAACGGTTGATTTTACTAATACTATTATTATTTTAACTTCTAACATAGGTGCAAATTTTATTATGGAGTTAAAGGGTGAAGGAAGAGAAAAAGCTATCAAAGAAGCCCTTAGAAGCTTTTTTAGACCTGAGTTTTTAAATCGTTTAGATGATATTATTACTTTCAACCCTTTAGGGGAAAGTGAAGCTGAAAAAATAGTTAAATTGCTTTTTAATACTTTGCAAAAAAGTCTTGAAAATAGAGGCATTAGGGCAAGTTTGAGTGATAATGCTGCTAGGTTAATAGCAAAGGTTGGTTTTGATGTAGATTTTGGTGCAAGACCATTAAAAAGAGCTTTATATGATATGGTAGAAGATAAATTAAGTGATATGATATTATCTGATGAATTAAATGAAAATGATGAGATTATTATAGATTCTAAAGATGATGGGATTATCATTATTAAACAATAAGCAAGTGTAATACTTGCTTATTTTAGAGTAAAATTATCTTATTAACATTAAATTGTAAATACTTCGTATATTTGTTTAAAAAAATATTATTTTTTTATCTATTCTTAACAATAAATGTTTTAAAATCTTTAATGATATTTCTATATTTAAGGAACAACAAATGAGTGATTTAGATATTTTTAATCGCCGTTTAGACGCATTAGAAAAACTTCCTCTTTTGAAAAATGAGATTTCTATCTCTAAAGCCTTAGAACAATCAGGTTTTTCAAGAAGAGATTTTATGAAATGGGCTAGTGCAATGACTGCATTTTTAGCACTACCTGCTAGCTTTACTCCAGTAGTTGCAAGAGCTGCTGAGCTTAGTGATAGACTTCCAGTGATTTGGCTTCATATGGCTGAATGTACAGGATGTTCTGAGAGTTTATTAAGAAGTGATGCTCCTACTATTGATAGTTTAATTTTTGATCATATTTCTTTAGAATATCATGAAACTATAATGGGTGCAGCAGGTTGGCAAGCTGAGCATAATCTTGAAGCTGCTATGGAAAAATATAAAGGTAGATATATTTTAATGGTAGAAGGTGGTATACCAACAGGTGCTACAGAAAACTTTTTAACTATAGGACCACACGGTAAAACAGGTAGGCAAATAGCAGTTCAAGCTTGTGATAATGCTTTGGCTATTTTTGCTATAGGTACCTGTTCGGCTTTTGGTGGTATTCAAGCTGCT
This genomic stretch from Campylobacter lari subsp. concheus harbors:
- a CDS encoding [NiFe] hydrogenase, small subunit; protein product: MSDLDIFNRRLDALEKLPLLKNEISISKALEQSGFSRRDFMKWASAMTAFLALPASFTPVVARAAELSDRLPVIWLHMAECTGCSESLLRSDAPTIDSLIFDHISLEYHETIMGAAGWQAEHNLEAAMEKYKGRYILMVEGGIPTGATENFLTIGPHGKTGRQIAVQACDNALAIFAIGTCSAFGGIQAARPNPSNAVSLSKVTNKTVINVPGCPPSEKNIIGNVIHYILYQTLPALDAYNRPKWAYGLRIHDLCERRGRFDAGEFVQQFGDEGAKKGYCLYKVGCKGPYTFNNCSRERFNQHTSWPIQAGHGCIGCSEPDFWDTMGPFEEVMAGRLFDTVYGLGADSISDKIGIGVLCVTGVAVAAHAVIASLEKNKD